The genome window AATGGGTAACAAATGCTATTAaaacttttttatatatatatgcagtggtTATAATTTGTACTCTTATCACAATTGTAGGCATAGCAATTCATGAATCACATCAAATAACATCACCTTACAGTTCGTTGCAACTGATTGACTGGTGTGTGACTTAATATGGGGAGTATTATAATAAAAATATCTCATTTGAATCAGAAATCATCTTCATTAGATTCAAGATAGACTGTGGCAACTCTTTTCTTATGAGTGACCTTCAGTGGGGGATCCTGTCCTTGGCCGTTATTCACATCCATCTGGAAGGTGAATGGCTTCTCAGTGACATCAGTTGAGGACTCGCCTCCCTGTCCCTCACTGCTAGTCACCCAGCACATCTCCTTTGTGTCCAAGGTGTATCCTCCCTCTGCTCCAAGGTTGGAGGAGCGTAGAGCCGCCATGATCTGCTCCTCAGATACATCATCCCCCTGCTCCCCCAGCTGCCCAGAGTCCTCTAGAGTTGTTGAGCTCTTGAGCTCTGCCACAATAGTCATGGTTCCGTTGTCAGAGGACTGGTGTACTTTTTTTATGTCCACAGATATGATCTGAGGACTATCACTGCCGCCTCTTGTGAGGAGAGCCAACTCTTCTTTCAGGCTCCCTGACACTGTTCCTTGGAGCTGCTCTAGGGCTCCCCTCAGCTGCTCTTTGGGGTGTAAAGTTTCCTCTCTCAGGTATCCAAGCATTGACTCCTGCACTGTGGGGGAGACACGAATGGTCTCCTCTTCAATGATGCACTCTGAGTAACTCTTTTGGGCCAAGGAGTGGTCATCTTTCATGTACTGGCTGTCCGATGCAGGTCTGTAACTATCGCTTTCCTCGACAAAAATTCTGTTCTTTGAGACTTCCCCCTCCTGGTAGTACCTTTCATCTGAAAAGTCGTCCACCATTCGTCCACCACTGGAGGGTCGTTCACCATGTCCATATGATGCTATACCACCACCCTCCTCAGGCTCTGACAGATTTCCATCAGGTGTGGAGACGAAATACTCTTGAGACTCTTGGTTGTGGCTGTAGTATGGAGATTCACTATCTCTGAAGTCTTCCTGGACCTTCACAGATCCACCATTACTACCATAGTTTGCTGCTGTCATGGAGGTTTTCATTACTTCAGCACCACTCTCATTGTATTTGGTGCCGTGAGGGTCATTCTCTAGTTCTTCAATCTGAAAGAACATTGAAGAGGGCTGGGAGAACTTGGGTGTATACTTCTCCTCAAACTCGTACTCCTTGTCAATGTAACCCTCCACTGGTTCCTCGATGATCTCCACATTGACAGTCTTGTTTcccatgtcctctcctccatGCAGCCCAAGGCTGAGCAGATTCTGAATCATGTGTCCTGTTGAAGTGCCCTTGATATCCTCCAGTGACACGTGTTTCACTCCCTTGCTGAGAAGTTCCTCCAGTGCAGAGTCCTCTGACATATCCAGCTCCTCCTGCACCTTGGACTCCAGGATAATCTGTGTCTTTGTTGACCCGTCCTCCTTCTCCGTTTTCTCCACATGGTAAGTGATCTTGGAGTCTGGAGATGAGCTGCAGACCTTTCGATCCAAACCAGCAGGTTTCATGACCTTCTCAATGAGTTCCTCCATAGACACAGAGTCTAGGACCATCTTATCACTTGTCGTGGTTGCTGTAATGCTGCCATATTTGGCATGCATCTTGATATTCTGAAGACCAAATgcatctcctctcacctctctttcaTCTTGCCTCTCTGCTTTCTTTTTGCTGTCCTCCTCTGTGTTTCTGCTAAGACTCATCATTGGTGGTGACACTATTCTTACTGATTTGGGGTCAGCAGTGGTTGAGGCAATGGGACTGGACGTGTTTGCTGTGCCTCGAGAATGGTCAAGAGAATCCTTAGCTGAGTGTTGTGACACCTCTTTGATTctcacactcctctcctcctgagCATCTATATTTTTCTTGTCCGTACTCTGGGCCACAGGTTTAACGGTAGTGGAGGAAGAGCTTGAGGATGCAGACTGGGATTTAGTGAATAAGACCATGTCCCTTCTGGCGGTAGGACTCTGATTCCTGTTGTAGCTGCTGCCTTTGACTGAGATAGGAATGACCCTGGAAGGACTGGTGCGACCATATTGAAATGGAACAGGTGATCTTCTCAAGCTTGAGGTTGGCTCCATGTATTTCACATCCAGATGTTTCCTTACATCCTGTCTAGTTGATGTGAAAACTCTTGGTTTGTACTGTTGTGGAGGCATCATCTTAATATCTGAGGTGGAGAGTGAAGCACCAAATGAATGTTGTTATAAATTGGGAAATGTCTATCActgcatatacactgagtgtataaaacattatggACACCTTGCTAATATGATGTTGCACccctccttttgccctcagaactgcctcaattcatcagggcatcgactctacaaggtgccgaaagtgttcaacaggaatgctggcccatgttgactccaatgctttccacagttgtgtcaaattggctggatgtcctttgggtggtggaccattcttgatacacacaggaaaaacCCGTGaaaagtgtgaaaaacccagcagcgttgcagttcttgaaacaaaccggtgcgcctcgtttctactatcatacccctttcaaaggcacttaaatatttgtcttgcccattcaccctctgaatggcacacatacacaatccatatctaaATTGCCTCAAGGCTTtgaaatctttctttaacctgtctcctccccttcatctatactgattgaagtggatttaacaagtgacatcaataagggatcatagcttttccCTGGATTCAgctgatcagtctatgtcatggaaagagaaggtgtccATGATATTGtgttcactcagtgtatatacaggtaactgacaaaatcaTGGAAATATGAggaatacaaagtatattgaaagcaaatGCTTCCACACAGATGTGGTTCctcagttaattaagcaattaacatcctatcatgcttagggtcatgtttaAAAACTGcagggcaggccattattttggctaccatagcTATTCCCCTATAGGATGGCAATTCCCCCCATCCACAGTCCATGAGTGGTcgctgaatggtttgatgagcatgaaaactatataaaccatatgccatggccttctcagtcaccagatatcaacccaattgaacactgtTCTGGGTCGTGTTGACCAAagtcctattaagacactttatctTGATGTTTCCTTTACTTAGGAAAGTACCCGTATATACAGTAAGTTTGTAGAATTGAGTAAAACAAATAAATGCTACCAAAAGGATGTAAGCCATAGAAAAAATGTCTAAAGTAAATTTACTCTCAAATGTATATAGTAACACAAACGTCCCGGCCTAAAGTACGACTTATTTGAAAGTTATGTACAATACCTATGACTCTTGACTGCAGATGTTGCTGATGCTCTCCTTCAATAAGTGCCCTATagagaaacaaaaacaaaatggcATTAAAACCAAGGGTACATACATGGCAATGGAATTATTTGATTTGTTTTCTTAAGGCAATATTGCTTCTTCAAAATTAAGCAACGGTTTGTTTTCACACAAATACAATCACCTCACAGGAGGATGCTGGTCTTTCTGCCCTGCCATCTCAAACCTTAAATAAAACACAGAGGTAGGCTACCAAACGATGAACACAACCCATGTATCTGGCCATATACAGAAAAGAACAGAGGTCAACAAGAACACTTTACCACAACAGAACAAAAGACATCTAACAACAAACATACTGTACCAGTAAAGTTGAACAGCTCACCTACCTCGGCAAAGTAATGGCTCCACAAAATAAGCGTTGTAAAACAAAAGCTACCTTATGAGACTTTGCTATAACCCCTGTGAAAGTCCCCGGTGTGTCTCCCGAAAGGCTGACCTAAAAATAACAGCTACAATGTGCTGCTGTCTGCTCTCTACTATGGATTCTAATGtgtacacaggcacgcacactaAGAGACAGACCAGCTTTCCCGCTAACTCTTCAAGGAAGACATTTTTCCAAATATTTTAAACAAAATGCAGATTTACCAGCCTAAGTAGGCTTACAAGAGAGCTCCATAAAGAGCCTAGGGAGACCAGGAAATATTATGTAAATAATATCCTTTATATAGGCCACAGACCAGATGACAAAAAGAGAGACCCCGGAAGAGACCAAAAAGAGACTAGTGTTTGTATTAGATTTCTGAATTAAGCAATAATACATGAGAAGCCATGTGTTTTACTATTACATTTTTATCATGGCTGTGATGTAGTCATAGCCACGAGGCGAAGCATGGTAAAGACATGGATATCAAACATGGTAAAGGGCTaacgcactgcatctcagtgcttgaggcgtcactacagtcaccctggttcgattccaggctgtatcacatctggccgtgattgggagtcccatagtgaggagcacaattggcccagcgtcgtccgagtttggccggtataggcagtcattgtaaataagaagttgttcttaactgacttaactagttaaataaaggctaaatttaaaataaataaaataaagcagGATAACAAGTCTGAAGCAAGTGAGTATTGACATGGCTATTTAATCTTAAATGCCATTGCTTGATATAACCATGTGCATGGATTGCACTAGTGGTGTGGGACTAAACTTGCCTCTGTTATGATAATATTGAAGTGTTCTTGAAGTGATCCAATGTGAATTGTAGTGACATGGTATTAGTCTGCCATTGTCATATCAGGGCTCAACAAGACAAATCACTTTAATAGTTTTTTTCTAACAGAGATATAAATAGCAAATATTTCCTGTTCACCTAAGACCAAACTGTTTAGGTCTTGGCTGTTTACAAATGAGCAAAATATCCCTACAGATATCACACTGTGGATAACATAGGAGTTAATATTAGAGAAGGCTCTCTGGAGGAATGCTAAATGCCCCTGCCAAATGGGAGGGCAGCAGAGCAGTTGCTTTGCAGCTACAGTGAAGGGTGAAATCACTATAAATACATTTCAAGTCCAACAACACTGCAGCATTGAACAGTCAGTGTTTGGCCTAACATgacagaatcaaatcaaatttctggTTCGACACGCAAAACCgatgtattactatactgtaaagGCTGCTTTGTAATTCTATGGTACTTTTAAGCTGCAATAATAAACTGACTGTATTTACAAAAGCACTACACCACAATTCTCTCAGCATTTCCTCAGAATCAGCATTTTCAGCCACCTCCACTGATTTCCAAAGATACTATAGTAAAAATGGGCACtacacaagctctaaaccatgagGCAGAATAATGTAACATGACATTTTTAACTGTGCTTGGATCATGTGGAAAGTAAGGTTGTCAGTACTATGTCTTGGTAACTACATTTGGTTGCATAACAGCAATCTCTGCTAAAAGTCTCTATAGTGGCCTCTATAGAACTCAGAAAGGACTTGCAGTACAGAAGAAGACCTACCTGTAGTAAGCCACCTCCATGCCCAGATCCATCTTGACCTGCAGTAGCTGCTGGTGGTCTCTGACCTTTTCTGCCATGGTGTTGGCCAACATTTTCCGCTCCCGCTCCAACTGATCAATAATCACCTGCAAAGAGACAATGGAATGTAATTGTGAGCATGTGCATTGTCTTCTATCCTGTCATACATTTTTCTCAAATACTGTTATGAGACTATAATTATAGGGTCGGTCTATATGGATTACATATCAATATATTTATTACATTGCTCATTACATATTGCAATATCAGATGTAGGGAATTCAGATGAGAGGTGGTACCCTGAATACGAATATAAACCCATCTTTCAGGCCACAATTTACTGTCCAGATGTGTCTCTCTAATGTACCCATATGATCATTCATTGTACTACGTGTCAGTTTCAATAAGGTATTTTGGTTCACCATCTAACCCTCTTCGTTTCTCCCTCAGGAGGTAACCGATCCAATGGTATTGAGTGTGTACAGGTGAATTTGGCACTGCTGTTTGTGTTGTACACCTGTTCTAAAGGCCCTTGAGACACCTTTCCTAGTCAACTCTCATTTAAAGGATAAGCAGGATGGACTGGCTGAATCATGGGTGATCCCTCAAACGCATCAGACTAAACAGCTAGGTAAACAACTGTCCCTTTAAGTCTAGTCTGATGTTCACATATGGCAGGGCTCCCCAACTGGCAGCCCGCAGGCAAAATTTGGCCcgtgggtggttttatttggttTTCTGAGCTAAAAAtaagtgggttagggttaagtgattttaattttgggatTCTTTTCTCAAGTATTTACATGCATAATAAAGAGACGTCATCTTATAAGCAAGGTttaaaattattatgttttagtcaaatattatatctgtttgggcttcttgcggtcaatttgcagtctacaaattattcgtaattatgttccggccccctgaccactCAACAAAAAAAACGGTccccggctgaatctagttgatgatccctgacaTATGCATCCCACTGAATGAGTGGCAGGTTCAATTTCAAACCCATTTCCAGGAATTTGAAGATTATTTTGAACAATTAGACATCACTTAAGAGTTTATGACAACATTATGCATGATGTACCTTGAAATTATTTTGGAAATGTGCATGGGAGTAAAATGCTTGATCTGCTTGGTAGGGCTCCATCGTTAGTAGGACACTGAGGATTAGTCTCTGTGACAGCTAATTGGTTTAAGTGGCTGGTACAGCTAACAGCCGTAATATGTTTGGCCATTCAATCCTTTTAGTCTGGCCTAAAACACTGAACTGGTGCAGAATGCATTTTTCTCTGTAGTTATGGGGGAAGTTATGGACCTTCCACCACCCTGGGGTTGCCATTTTAATGGCACAGGCCTATAAATCAAAGCTGCTGAGATTATTTTCAAGATTTATTGGCTTCAAAACCATCGACCAAGTGTTGATATCATCTATAAGAGGCTGATCCCAGTGGATGGATGGTAGGCAGTGGGTGTGATACAACCAAATGTCACTCCTCACTGTGGTCCCAACAAGCCTGTCAGGAAACAGGTGCTGCTTGATAGTTTATATGGAGTTGTTGTGCTCATTTAGAATCGCAAAGTAGTACAAGGCCCCTCCAAGTAGGAAAGTGATACTTCACAAGGAGGTGTGGCTCATGTATCAATTTCTCAGTTCCTGCAGTAACCTTTGCTCCATTTTTAATTCCTGTGGGCCAATGTGATTGAAGTACATGCACAAATATATGCACATGTTGTGTCGTTTAAACATAACTTTGAACCATACTGTGAACATTATCATTGAAGAAATATCTGATCAATAAATTCAGTCATATAATGAAATTTCATAGCAGTATAATTTATTATAAGGAGGTAAAAGATCCATCTCACTCATCATAATAATTATGCATCATAGTATAAAATATGATCATGAGAAATAACTAAAAAAACGAACTAAAAAAACGATGTTTGAGACTGCAGCAATTTAATTTACTATGGAGTAACAATACTGCTCTTTCTCCTAAAATAGTGGGTGTGGCACCTAGAGGAGGAGGCAGTCATCTCTAATGGAAAGTGCGCAGCaccaatcatgttgtagaaatGCATGCATTTCATGATCCATGAACAGAACCAAAAATAACACCTTTTTGTTTGTCATTGTTATGACTTTTGTATATATACTGTCAAAAGACAGACACTGAATGGTGTCTAAACATGGGATGCAAACCCTATTAGCTGACCTGATACTGGGTGATGTCCCCGTGGAAGTTCTCCTGCATGTATATGAGCTGTTCCTCCAGGTGTATTTGAATCTGACCTTGCTTTTCAG of Salvelinus fontinalis isolate EN_2023a chromosome 12, ASM2944872v1, whole genome shotgun sequence contains these proteins:
- the LOC129867072 gene encoding synemin-like codes for the protein MLQFGRSVESEKHQLQELNNRLGQYLSRTMQLEHDNAILITEINKKRQEKTVEWDNQCMAEMRDLRRMAGQLSFEKSRAETEREKLWQEFQMLQLMCCEEQVVCKDIGGEMKGCEKQLHKAQQTNGELEERLFQLENEYKFIEDAHRQEMTKLRSQMHSRPIVTQRYHGPPAVSMEEMHHYALSQSEGWTDSLEMYRRKVEDMEESIKADQTRLDDLQREKMQYASEFDKLRKEAEKQGQIQIHLEEQLIYMQENFHGDITQYQVIIDQLERERKMLANTMAEKVRDHQQLLQVKMDLGMEVAYYRALIEGEHQQHLQSRVIDIKMMPPQQYKPRVFTSTRQDVRKHLDVKYMEPTSSLRRSPVPFQYGRTSPSRVIPISVKGSSYNRNQSPTARRDMVLFTKSQSASSSSSSTTVKPVAQSTDKKNIDAQEERSVRIKEVSQHSAKDSLDHSRGTANTSSPIASTTADPKSVRIVSPPMMSLSRNTEEDSKKKAERQDEREVRGDAFGLQNIKMHAKYGSITATTTSDKMVLDSVSMEELIEKVMKPAGLDRKVCSSSPDSKITYHVEKTEKEDGSTKTQIILESKVQEELDMSEDSALEELLSKGVKHVSLEDIKGTSTGHMIQNLLSLGLHGGEDMGNKTVNVEIIEEPVEGYIDKEYEFEEKYTPKFSQPSSMFFQIEELENDPHGTKYNESGAEVMKTSMTAANYGSNGGSVKVQEDFRDSESPYYSHNQESQEYFVSTPDGNLSEPEEGGGIASYGHGERPSSGGRMVDDFSDERYYQEGEVSKNRIFVEESDSYRPASDSQYMKDDHSLAQKSYSECIIEEETIRVSPTVQESMLGYLREETLHPKEQLRGALEQLQGTVSGSLKEELALLTRGGSDSPQIISVDIKKVHQSSDNGTMTIVAELKSSTTLEDSGQLGEQGDDVSEEQIMAALRSSNLGAEGGYTLDTKEMCWVTSSEGQGGESSTDVTEKPFTFQMDVNNGQGQDPPLKVTHKKRVATVYLESNEDDF